In a genomic window of Passer domesticus isolate bPasDom1 chromosome 3, bPasDom1.hap1, whole genome shotgun sequence:
- the STX11 gene encoding syntaxin-11, translating to MKDRLSELREFARLHNQQFSDSDDDENSPQDILLYETDYALEILHKDIQSIRTENDHLKADVNRLRKQNSRFLTSMRRLSSIKRDTNCIARDIKSRGESIHRKLQVMRDFCEDAVTKYGAMSVIARVAKNHYVDLMHTFQDAMFDYNATEMNQRENCKIRIQRQLEIMGKDVSGHQIEEMIEQGKWDVFSENLLSDVKGARAALNEIETRHKELVKLEGRIKEVHELFLQVALLVEEQADTFDVIEINMQNVEDYVGDAKDQVKKALEYRRKHPLRTILCCCISCCRR from the coding sequence ATGAAAGACCGTTTAAGTGAGCTGCGTGAATTTGCCAGGTTACACAACCAACAGTTTTCTGATAGTGATGATGATGAAAATTCACCCCAGGACATTCTCCTTTATGAGACAGACTATGCCTTGGAAATCCTTCATAAGGACATACAGAGCATCCGGACAGAAAATGACCACCTGAAAGCGGATGTTAACCGTCTCAGAAAGCAAAACAGCCGCTTCCTTACTTCCATGCGCCGTCTTAGTAGCATCAAACGAGATACTAATTGTATTGCCAGAGACATTAAGAGCCGTGGAGAAAGCATCCACAGGAAACTGCAGGTAATGAGAGATTTCTGTGAAGATGCAGTAACAAAATACGGAGCTATGTCTGTCATTGCCAGGGTGGCGAAGAACCACTACGTTGACCTCATGCACACATTTCAGGACGCTATGTTTGATTACAATGCAACAGAGATGAACCAGCGAGAGAACTGCAAGATTCGAATTCAGCGGCAGCTGGAGATCATGGGCAAAGACGTTTCTGGCCATCAGATTGAGGAGATGATTGAGCAAGGCAAATGGGATGTCTTCTCAGAGAATCTCTTGTCGGATGTTAAGGGAGCTCGCGCAGCCTTGAATGAGATAGAGACGCGGCACAAGGAGCTGGTGAAGCTAGAAGGCCGCATTAAGGAAGTTCACGAGCTCTTTCTGCAGGTGGCCCTGCTGGTGGAGGAACAGGCAGACACCTTTGATGTTATTGAGATAAATATGCAAAATGTTGAGGATTATGTAGGAGATGCTAAAGACCAAGTGAAAAAAGCTTTGGAATACAGGAGAAAACATCCCCTCAGAACAATCCTCTGCTGTTGCATATCATGTTGCAGAAGGTGA